The Colletotrichum higginsianum IMI 349063 chromosome 2, whole genome shotgun sequence genome has a segment encoding these proteins:
- a CDS encoding Thioredoxin: MPTFMFFEKGQPYNGGRSVVRGADPRTLQATVQELSGLARRKETEAAEAAAKKAEANKKTEAADVKEAKPDDGSTVSGGYTLGVNTGPRSDWKMSLRG, encoded by the coding sequence ATGCCGACCTTCATGTTCTTCGAAAAGGGCCAACCTTACAACGGCGGCCGCAGCGTCGTCCGAGGCGCCGATCCAAGGACCCTGCAGGCCACCGTCCAGGAGCTGAGCGGGCTTGCCAGGAGAAAGGAgaccgaggcggccgaggcggccgcgaagaaggccgaagCCAACAAGAAGACGGAAGCCGCGGACGTTAAGGAGGCCAAGCCTGATGACGGTTCCACCGTCTCTGGCGGCTACACCCTCGGCGTCAATACTGGCCCAAGGTCGGACTGGAAAATGTCCTTGCGGGGATGA
- a CDS encoding WD repeat domain-containing protein yields the protein MSTPTSAIKSMDAGRRDDGQQPQPTLPLVPEPRLSTPASRESSSTVQKSPGGSDSHGSSFPTFAKKTPTKLTRTTTPNAKDIKPVKASPAAVQSPAAIDPLSQLRRRPDSPALDPEQPPKLPLHAFDANKDKRKGPSFLSRLSMRGGRRRDDDEDSVFSDHRIDGTNAPAFSSVIGSGYIPHHKEPPRYIRVKARNKKTREFNRMFLAQELLIPRNETHDDKSTTVSVSSDTRRPNNSGAVWATEFSTDGKYFAAAGKDQVVRVWAVISTHEERRRHEEEENANHGERLSAPVFRSKPVHEFHGHTGEVLDLSWSKNNFLLSSSMDKTVRLWHISRKECLCTFKHKDFVTSIAFHPTDDRFFLAGSLDSTLRLWSIPDKSVAYSVQLSDLITAVAFSPDGKTAIAGGLSGMCMFHDTEGLKQTTQLHVRSSRGKNAKGSKITGIKTMMYDGEAKVLITSNDSRVRIYDLRDKTLDSKFKGYENTCSQIHADFSDTGHWIVSGSEDKRVYIWSVNSAESDKDKPCEYFEAHSDRVSTAVFAPKKSRQLLGGSGDPLYDLCNPPPVTLMSLEESIASQTGNSDDERPQIKKPEESPAYIEKSKHYDGQILVTTDQSGVIKVFRQDCAYLKRRHENWETGSTFSRRLGGSVLGRSGSVATRTSVGSHPRSRRGSMSRLAAPGAAQLSSDINTWRHGIENGRPTSVIITPSQSERSTSPTKTSHTPIDTSTANLASGARKKPYSASSQPTRPQLPASPTSSRASRDRAPSIPPTPSFSFVSADDDESDELRLDPAGASYSFWNLNRWKGISSLRSSVSFSNINTSQAQVGQGRNSMSTADTTQTTISNNTKASRRKSIGPVVYNKTVEEEQNGTTKIIEDTTAKAEGDGQLLRPVGNRSDSRTRNSVISRLSSEYNSEDGEQLSCQKCASKDFKAKRVGGRQRLICVKCGKLVDDGMQ from the exons GCAGCAGCTTCCCTACATTTGCCAAGAAGACGCCCACGAAGCTCACCCGAACTACCACGCCGAACGCAAAGGATATCAAGCCCGTCAAagcctcgcccgccgctGTCCAATCCCCCGCCGCAATTGACCCGCTATCCCAG CTCCGGAGACGACCCGATAGTCCGGCCCTCGACCCTGAGCAGCCACCAAAACTTCCACTACATGCTTTCGATGCCAACAAAGACAAAAG GAAAGGACCGTCATTCTTGAGCCGGCTGAGCATGCGAGGCGGACGTCGAcgcgacgatgacgaggattCTGTCTTCAGTGACCACCGTATCGATGGGACGAACGCCCCAGCCTTTTCTTCTGTCATTGGCTCGGGGTACATACCTCACCACAAGGAGCCACCGCGATACATCCGCGTCAAGGCACGCAACAAGAAAACTCGAGAGTTCAACCGAATGTTCCTCGCCCAAGAGCTTTTGATCCCACGAAACGAAACACACGACGATAAGAGCACGACCGTGTCAGTGTCGAGCGACACCAGGCGACCGAACAATAGCGGAGCTGTCTGGGCCACTGAGTTCAGCACCGATGGCAAGTACTTTGCTGCCGCAGGAAAAGATCAAGTCGTGAGGGTTTGGGCTGTGATTTCCACGCATGAggagcgacggcggcatgaagaagaagaaaacgcCAACCATGGTGAAAGACTGAGCGCGCCCGTTTTTCGAAGCAAGCCAGTACACGAATTCCACGGACATACCGGCGAGGTTCTTGACCTCAGCTGGAGCAAGAACAACTTCTtattgtcgtcgtcgatggacAAGACAGTGCGTCTCTGGCACATCAGCAGAAAGGAGTGTCTTTGCACGTTCAAACACAAGGATTTTGTCACCTCGATTGCCTTTCACCCCACCGACGACCGGTTCTTCCTCGCGGGATCCCTAGACTCGACATTACGTCTGTGGAGCATCCCAGACAAGTCAGTGGCCTATTCCGTTCAGTTGTCCGACCTCATCACGGCAGTGGCCTTTTCGCCCGATGGGAAGACGGCCATCGCTGGAGGCCTCTCGGGAATGTGTATGTTCCATGACACCGAGGGCCTCAAACAAACCACTCAGCTGCATGTCCGTTCATCCAGGGGCAAGAATGCTAAGGGAAGCAAAATCACCGGCATCAAGACGATGATGTATGAtggcgaggccaaggtctTGATCACGTCGAACGATTCGAGGGTTCGCATTTATGATCTGCGCGACAAGACCCTGGACTCCAAGTTCAAGGGTTACGAAAATACCTGCAGCCAGATTCACGCCGATTTCAGCGACACCGGACATTGGATCGTTTCTGGAAGCGAGGACAAGAGAGTGTATATCTGGTCGGTAAATTCTGCCGAGTCGGATAAGGACAAGCCATGCGAGTATTTCGAAGCGCATTCTGATCGAGTATCAACGGCAGTGTTTGCACCAAAAAAGTCACGGCAGCTTCTTGGCGGTTCGGGGGATCCTCTATACGACCTTTGTAATCCTCCGCCGGTGACTCTTATGAGTCTTGAGGAGTCCATCGCTAGCCAAACGGGCAATTCGGACGACGAAAGACCGCAAATCAAGAAGCCTGAGGAATCACCAGCATACATTGAAAAGTCGAAGCACTATGACGGCCAAATTCTGGTGACTACGGACCAATCTGGAGTTATCAAGGTTTTCCGACAAGATTGCGCATACCTTAAGCGCCGACATGAAAACTGGGAAACCGGCTCGACCTTTTCTCGCCGGCTGGGAGGCAGCGTTTTGGGACGTAGCGGAAGCGTCGCAACGCGTACGAGCGTCGGCAGTCATCCCCGATCTCGCCGCGGGTCAATGTCACGCCTGGCGGCACCTGGCGCTGCTCAGCTAAGCTCCGATATTAACACTTGGCGTCATGGAATTGAAAATGGTCGTCCAACCTCGGTGATCATCACTCCATCCCAAAGCGAgcgctcgacgtcgccgactAAGACTTCGCACACGCCCATCGACACAAGCACTGCGAATCTTGCGTCTGGGGCTCGGAAAAAACCGTATAGCGCGTCGTCGCAGCCGACACGTCCGCAACTCCCGGCCAGTCCCACGTCGAGCCGGGCTTCCCGCGACCGAGCTCCGTCCATCCCCCCTACACCGAGTTTCTCGTTCGTATCGGCAGATGACGATGAGAGCGACGAGCTGCGGCTTGATCCCGCAGGGGCCAGCTATTCTTTTTGGAACTTGAACCGATGGAAAGGCATCTCATCTCTGAGGTCCTCGGTATCATTCAGCAACATCAACACATCGCAGGCGCAAGTAGGACAGGGGCGAAACAGCATGAGCACGGCCGATACCACACAGACAACCATTAGCAATAATACCAAGGCTTCCAGACGCAAGAGTATCGGCCCCGTCGTGTACAACAAGACGGTTGAGGAAGAGCAAAACGGTACGACGAAGATTATAGAGGACACGACCGCCAAGGCAGAGGGAGATGGCCAGCTTCTGCGACCAGTTGGCAATAGGTCCGACAGTCGGACCCGTAATTCTGTTATCAGCCGTTTGAGCTCCGAGTACAACagcgaggacggcgagcaaCTCTCCTGTCAGAAATGCGCGAGCAAGGACTTCAAGGCAAAGAGAGTGGGGGGCAGGCAGCGGCTCATTTGCGTAAAGTGTGGCAAGCTAGTTGACGACGGCATGCAATAA